The Actinomycetota bacterium genomic interval AGGAACGAGTAGGCCAGGTGCGGGGTGCGGCGGACGCGTTGGATGCCGCGGTGGGCCTGGTCGATCACCTCAGCGAGCGTGGGCACGGCCAGGTTGGCCAGTTCCACGGCCTTGAGGCTGGACCACAGCCCCTCGACCGGGTTGAGGTCGGGCGCGTAGGCGGGCAGGCGCTCGACCACCAACCAGGACCGCTGGGTCGCCAGCCAGTCCCGCATGGCTTGGCTGCGGTGGGCGGGCAAGCCGTCCCACAACAGGGTTGCCTTCTCCCCACCAAGGAAGCGGCGCAGCTCACAAAGGACCTCGATGAGGGTATCGGTGTCGTAGTTGCCAGCGGTGACGTGGAAGGCGAACTGGGCGCCGCCGCCGCGCACCCCATAGCAGAGCGCGGCCGCCATGGAGGCCTTCTTCCAGTTGAACGGGTGTACCAGCACCGGCGGGCGGCCCCGGGGCGCCCAGGTCCGGCGGACGTTGGGGGTCAGGCTGAGCGCGGTCTCGTCGAAGAAGACCAGGCAGGCTCTGCGCCGTTGGGCGTTTGCTTGATCTGAGGCCAGCGTTCCTTGACCCAGCGGTCGATCGCCGCCTGGTCGCGCTCGGCCGCCCGGCGCTTGGGCCGCTGCACGCTCCAGCCAAGGCGGTGATGCAGCAGCGCCCACACCCAAGCAGGATGATGCTGCACGCCGGTCAGGCGCTCGATGACCAGCGCGATCCGCTCCAACGTCCACAGCTCCCCAGTGAACCCGTTGGCGCCGGCGCCTTCCAGCAGGGCCTGCTCGACGGTGGCGAGCTGAGCGTCCGACAGCCGCGGCGCCGGACCGCTCGGCCCTTTACTACGCAGGGCATCGGTGCCGCCGGCCTGCCAGCGGGCATGCCAGACGCTCACGGCCTGAG includes:
- a CDS encoding IS630 family transposase, with the protein product MGQGTLASDQANAQRRRACLVFFDETALSLTPNVRRTWAPRGRPPVLVHPFNWKKASMAAALCYGVRGGGAQFAFHVTAGNYDTDTLIEVLCELRRFLGGEKATLLWDGLPAHRSQAMRDWLATQRSWLVVERLPAYAPDLNPVEGLWSSLKAVELANLAVPTLAEVIDQAHRGIQRVRRTPHLAYSFLRHAGLSVS
- a CDS encoding winged helix-turn-helix domain-containing protein, which codes for MPTIPRRPAAQRERDRLQARRLRAAELFAAGVTQAEVARQLEVSAQAVSVWHARWQAGGTDALRSKGPSGPAPRLSDAQLATVEQALLEGAGANGFTGELWTLERIALVIERLTGVQHHPAWVWALLHHRLGWSVQRPKRRAAERDQAAIDRWVKERWPQIKQTPNGAEPAWSSSTRPRSA